GATCACAGAAAGGCAGAGGCCATCCTAACTGTCCCGCCCGACCGGGAGGTGGTGGCCATGACGCCCCTTGGGTACCCCGCCTCCGAGGCCACCCCGCCGAAGCGGAAGGAGCTCTCGGAATTCGTCTTTCAGGACCGGTATCATTGAGCGGACCGCCGGGGTCCCGCGGGATTACGTTTCAAGGGGAGAGGACCGACCATGATCCCTGAGGAGATGCTTCGTTCGCTCGTCGTGAGGAATGGATCGAAGTTGGTGATGCTCGTCCTCGACGGGCTCGGTGGGTTGCCCGTCCGGGGCAGGACCGAACTGGAGGCGGCAAAGACCCCGAATCTCGACCGGCTCGCCTCGAAATCGGCCTGCGGGCTGATCGATCCCCTTTCTTACGGGATCACGCCGGGCAGCGGCCCTTCGCACCTCGCCCTGTTCGGTTACGATCCCTTCCGGTACGAGATCGGCCGGGGGGTGATGGAGGCCCTTGGCATCGGATTGGATTTGACCGAGGAGGATTTAACGGCCAGGGGAAATTTCGCCACCCTCGACGAGGCCGGCCTGATCGTGGATCGCCGCGCGGGAAGGATCTCGACCGAGACGAACCAGAGGCTCTGTGAATTTCTCCAGAGGGAGATCCGGGAGGTCAACGGGGTGAGGGTCTCGATCCACCCGGGCAAAGAACACCGGTTCGTGATCGTCTTTAGAGGGGAAGGGTTGCGGGACGACCTCTCCGATGCCGATCCTCAGAAGGAAGGGGAGAAGGCCAAGGGCACCGAACCTCTCACGGCCGAGGCTCAGAGGACCGCCCAGATCGTCAATGCTTACCTTCAGAAGGCGACCGAAGTGTTAAAGGGTTCGCATCCGGCGAATACGATCCTCCTGAGAGGGTTTTCCAAGATTCCAAAAATTCCTTCGATGTTCGAGCGGTTTGGCCTAAAATCGGCGGCCATCGCCACCTATCCGATGTATCGAGGGTTGGCCAGGTTGGTGGGGATGGAGGTCCTTCCCACCGGGGAGACCTTTAAAGAGGAGATAGAGACCCTCAGAACCCATTACGAGGAATACGACTTCTTTTACCTCCACTTCAAAAAGACCGATTCGGCAGGCGAGGATGGGGATTTCAAAAGGAAGGTGAAGGCGATCGAGGAGGTCGACCGGCTCCTTCCCTCGCTGCTCCGATTGAAACCGGATGTCTTGGTCATCACCGGAGATCACTCTACCCCCGCCCTTCTCAAATCTCACAGCTGGCATCCCAACCCGATCCTCCTCCATTCGGGATACGAACGGCCCGACGGGATCCGCAGGTTCACCGAACGCCAATGTCAGAGAGGACAGCTGGGCAGGCTCCCGGCCGTGGCGATCCTGCCCCTCATGCTGGCCAACGGGTTGAGGCTGAAGAAGTTCGGGGCCTGAGGGTCGAAAGGATGAAACCCTTCAAGTACCTATACGGCCCCGTGCCCTCAAGGCGCCTCGGCAGATCCCTCGGAATCGACCTCGTCCCCCACAAGGTCTGCACCTATGACTGCATCTATTGCCAGGTCGGGAGGACGACCCTCAAGAGCCTGACCCGCAAGGCCTACGTGCCGGTCCAAGAGGTCCTTGAGGAGATCGACCGCTTTCTGAGGCAGGGCCCGACCGCCCTCGATCACCTCTCCCTCTCGGGCTCCGGAGAGCCCACGCTCCACGCAGAGATAGGCCAACTCATCGCCGGGGTCAAGGCCCTGACGCCGATCCCGGTGGCCGTCCTCACCAACGGGTCGCTCCTCTATCTCGAGGAGGTTCGAGAGGATCTCCGCGAGGCCGATGTGGTCCTTCCCTCCCTCGATGCCGCCTCTCCCGAGGTGTTCGAGAGGATCAACCGGCCGGCGGAGGGGATCTCTGTCGAACAGGTGATCGAAGGATTAATCCGGTTCCGAAAGGTCTATCCCAACCAGCTCTGGCTCGAACTTCTCTTCTGCCATGGCGTCAACGACCACCCGGCAGAGTTGTCCAGGATGAAGGAGGCCGTCGAACGGATCGAGCCCGATCAGATCCACCTCAACACGGTCGTTCGACCTCCCGCGGAGCGGTGGGCGAGGCCTTTGAGCCCGGCCGAGATGGAGAGGATCCGTGACTTCTTCGGCGGGAGGGCTGTGGTCATCTCCGAATTCGATCGCCATCCCCTGACGATGCCGGAGCGGAAGGTGGAGGAGGAGATTTTAGCGATCCTTCGGCGAAGACCCCTTTCGATCGAGGACCTTTCGAGGGGGATGGGAATGGATCGGGAAGAACTGGAGCGTTTCCTCGGTCCCCTTCTAAGGGATGGAAAGATCGAACTGAAACGATTCGGTGAGGATCTCTACTATGGGCTTCCGAAGAAGTCTGACCTCTGACCCTCATAGGGCGGCGATGGCCTTTTCGATCTTCTTCTGAAGGCCTTCGTCGACCTGTCCTCTTCTCCAGGCCCAGCTGGCCTCGATTTCGGAACGAGAGAGCTCGACTTCCGTGCTCCTGTTCCTCTTGGACAGGGTGAAGACGTAGGAGAAGTCGACCTTCCTCATCCGATCGATGACGACCTCCGGATCGGTCTCCTGGATGATCCGGTCGACCAAGGATTTGACCTCTCCCTTATCATCGAATACGCTGATGCCTTCGAAGGGGTCGTATTGCGAGGCCACGCCACTTCTCCCATAAGATCGATCACACCTTGACGATTTCGAACGAGAGCTGGCCGTCCTCGTAGGTGACCGGTTTGACCGAGACCTCCATCCCTACCCGGATCTCCTCGGGCTTCAATGCCTTGGTCACCCTGGCAAAGAGTTTGAGACCGTCGCCGTAATCGACCACGCCCATCGTATAGGGAGGGTCGGCTTCAAAGCCAAAGGGGGCATAGTAGGCCGTGGTGAAGGTCTCGAGCCTACCTTTGGGTGGCATCTCGAACCAGTCCATCTGATTGGAGAAGCACTTGGCGCAGTCGGCCCTCGGTGGAAAGTACCTGGCCCCACACCCTTTGCAGATCGTCCCTTTGATCTTTCCTTCTGCGAGAAAATCGACAAATTTGGCGGTCTTGGTGGTCGCGGTGAAGCTCTTTCTCCCGAATTTTTCGAACCCCATAACTTACCTCCCCAGGATGGTGACATTTCCGTAGAGCCCGACGCCCCCGATGTTGTGCACCACACCGATGTCGGGCTCGCCAGGAACCTGCATGGGGCCCGCTTCCCCCCGAAGCTGCAGCACGATGGTTCGGATCTGAGAGCCGCCGGTGGCCCCGATGGGATGTCCTTTTGAAAGGAGACCGCCGTCCACATTGACGGGGATCCTCCCCTCTTTGTAGGTGGCCTTTTCACGGATGAGCTGTTTGCCTTCTCCGATGGGTGCGAATCCTAAACCTTCGTAGGCCATGATCTCGGCAATGGTGAAACAGTCGTGAACCTCGGCCACCTTGACGTCCTTGGGAGTGATGCCTGCCATTTTATAAGCCTGGGCCGCTGCAGCATGGCCCACGCTCAGGCCTTGGGTAAAATCGGGACGGGCGGCCATGTTGACCGACTCCGAAGCCGTGCCGATGCCCAGGATCCAGACCGGTTTCTTGGAAAAGATTTTGGCTTTCTCGGCATTGGCGAGGATGATGCAGGAGCTTCCATCGGCATTGGCGCAGCAGTCGCCCACCCGGAGGGGCCAGGCCACCGGGCCCGCCATTTTGGCCTCGGGATCGCCCGGTTTGAAATCCTCGGGCTTGACGGGCTTGCGGTAAACGGCCCGATCGTTGATCACACCATAGACCGACGATTTGATCCTCACGTTCATCAGGTCCT
This is a stretch of genomic DNA from Thermodesulfobacteriota bacterium. It encodes these proteins:
- a CDS encoding radical SAM protein, with the translated sequence MKPFKYLYGPVPSRRLGRSLGIDLVPHKVCTYDCIYCQVGRTTLKSLTRKAYVPVQEVLEEIDRFLRQGPTALDHLSLSGSGEPTLHAEIGQLIAGVKALTPIPVAVLTNGSLLYLEEVREDLREADVVLPSLDAASPEVFERINRPAEGISVEQVIEGLIRFRKVYPNQLWLELLFCHGVNDHPAELSRMKEAVERIEPDQIHLNTVVRPPAERWARPLSPAEMERIRDFFGGRAVVISEFDRHPLTMPERKVEEEILAILRRRPLSIEDLSRGMGMDREELERFLGPLLRDGKIELKRFGEDLYYGLPKKSDL
- a CDS encoding acetyl-CoA acetyltransferase → MKKEVAIIGVGQSSFVRGYEGSIRELAFEAFREAMNDAGITQKDVDASVFCSAPEYDKQRSPAGVLAEYLGLIPQPTLYVETVCSSSSTGVKVAYSMIKAGLHDVVVVLGFQKMSEISSAESQERMGRGADIQWEAPFGTMMPAYYALYAQAYMAKHGLTHEDLMNVRIKSSVYGVINDRAVYRKPVKPEDFKPGDPEAKMAGPVAWPLRVGDCCANADGSSCIILANAEKAKIFSKKPVWILGIGTASESVNMAARPDFTQGLSVGHAAAAQAYKMAGITPKDVKVAEVHDCFTIAEIMAYEGLGFAPIGEGKQLIREKATYKEGRIPVNVDGGLLSKGHPIGATGGSQIRTIVLQLRGEAGPMQVPGEPDIGVVHNIGGVGLYGNVTILGR
- a CDS encoding Zn-ribbon domain-containing OB-fold protein, translating into MGFEKFGRKSFTATTKTAKFVDFLAEGKIKGTICKGCGARYFPPRADCAKCFSNQMDWFEMPPKGRLETFTTAYYAPFGFEADPPYTMGVVDYGDGLKLFARVTKALKPEEIRVGMEVSVKPVTYEDGQLSFEIVKV
- a CDS encoding 2,3-bisphosphoglycerate-independent phosphoglycerate mutase, with the translated sequence MIPEEMLRSLVVRNGSKLVMLVLDGLGGLPVRGRTELEAAKTPNLDRLASKSACGLIDPLSYGITPGSGPSHLALFGYDPFRYEIGRGVMEALGIGLDLTEEDLTARGNFATLDEAGLIVDRRAGRISTETNQRLCEFLQREIREVNGVRVSIHPGKEHRFVIVFRGEGLRDDLSDADPQKEGEKAKGTEPLTAEAQRTAQIVNAYLQKATEVLKGSHPANTILLRGFSKIPKIPSMFERFGLKSAAIATYPMYRGLARLVGMEVLPTGETFKEEIETLRTHYEEYDFFYLHFKKTDSAGEDGDFKRKVKAIEEVDRLLPSLLRLKPDVLVITGDHSTPALLKSHSWHPNPILLHSGYERPDGIRRFTERQCQRGQLGRLPAVAILPLMLANGLRLKKFGA